One region of Abditibacteriota bacterium genomic DNA includes:
- a CDS encoding prolyl oligopeptidase family serine peptidase produces the protein MKTALTGLCAAIAVLAFLAVLLLPAGCGAAAFPSDKNTGKKPLAKGKTMTNTLADAAIDLDNISSFAFTNVSIVKKPVKGVVISFHGLGYNGMIGEQNDYSRSMAEKGIVYIFPYYGPWSWMNRSGVRFTDAVVEAVFKGFSLPKNTPIVSTGGSMGGLSALVYPVYARRTPVAVAADSPVCDLVYHFGERPDLPRTLVAAFADYDCSLDEALRSASPIDLVKKMPKIRYYIVHGDKDAAVNKKAHPDRLVPEMKRAGLDVTYVEVPGMEHCNMGDAAEGYYSFIEANILK, from the coding sequence ATGAAAACAGCGCTCACCGGACTTTGCGCGGCCATTGCCGTCCTCGCCTTTCTCGCAGTCTTGCTGCTGCCTGCAGGCTGCGGCGCCGCCGCCTTTCCGTCGGACAAAAATACGGGGAAGAAACCCCTTGCAAAAGGAAAAACCATGACAAACACTCTTGCTGATGCAGCCATCGATCTCGACAACATATCGAGCTTCGCATTTACCAACGTCTCCATTGTCAAAAAGCCCGTAAAGGGCGTAGTCATCTCCTTTCACGGACTGGGCTACAACGGCATGATAGGAGAGCAGAACGACTATTCCCGAAGCATGGCTGAGAAGGGTATCGTGTACATATTTCCCTACTACGGCCCCTGGAGCTGGATGAACCGCTCGGGCGTCCGCTTCACGGACGCTGTGGTAGAAGCGGTGTTCAAGGGCTTTTCGCTGCCCAAAAATACTCCCATAGTATCCACCGGAGGCAGCATGGGAGGGCTCTCGGCGCTGGTATATCCCGTGTATGCCCGCAGGACTCCCGTGGCGGTGGCGGCCGACAGCCCCGTGTGCGATCTGGTGTATCATTTCGGCGAACGGCCCGACCTGCCCCGCACTCTGGTGGCGGCCTTTGCCGATTATGACTGCTCCCTGGACGAGGCTCTGCGTTCCGCCTCCCCCATCGATCTGGTAAAGAAGATGCCGAAGATCAGGTATTACATAGTCCACGGCGACAAGGACGCGGCAGTCAACAAAAAGGCCCACCCGGACAGGCTGGTGCCCGAAATGAAAAGAGCCGGTCTGGACGTGACCTACGTAGAGGTCCCCGGCATGGAGCACTGCAATATGGGCGACGCGGCAGAGGGCTACTACAGCTTCATAGAGGCAAATATTCTCAAATAG
- a CDS encoding DUF512 domain-containing protein, whose translation MAAIISNTRPGSIARELGLKKGDEIILLNGVRLRDVIDYEFLSSDEQVTLLARTGRGLEEFDIEKDEGESLGIDFADALFDKVRTCGANCVFCFERQLPEGLRPSLKMRDDDYRLSFLYGCYVTLGNLREEDTDRIVSQRLSPLYVSVHATDHALRQRLIGKKLPDIMEQLRYFISSGISFHCQAVICPGLNDGAYLQKTIEDLSGLHPGAISLALVPVGLTEHREGLPHIDPVTREDACRVIDMAEGYAARFRETLGTSFVWCADEFYLKAGRPLPPGDFYEDYAQYENGIGLVRDFLDNADKGIRALDRLDLRGKTVGLVTGKSFAGILKGLDLGKNRSSFRIIDPENTLFGKTVTVTGLLSGRVIAARLQGCDLAVIPSVCLSDDGVFLDDLTPEDVERLSGVPVIITRPYLAEMARQIKKHFDSARKQ comes from the coding sequence ATGGCTGCTATCATCTCAAACACCAGGCCCGGCTCCATTGCCCGGGAGCTGGGACTGAAAAAGGGAGACGAGATCATCCTTCTGAACGGAGTCAGGCTGCGGGACGTCATCGACTACGAGTTTCTGTCCTCCGACGAGCAGGTCACCCTTCTGGCCAGGACCGGCCGGGGGCTGGAGGAGTTTGACATAGAGAAGGACGAGGGCGAATCCCTGGGCATAGACTTTGCCGACGCCCTCTTTGACAAGGTCAGGACCTGCGGGGCCAACTGCGTATTCTGCTTTGAGAGGCAGCTGCCCGAGGGCCTCAGGCCTTCCCTGAAGATGAGAGATGACGACTACCGCCTGTCCTTTCTCTACGGCTGCTACGTGACCCTGGGCAATCTCCGGGAGGAGGACACGGACAGGATAGTCTCCCAGAGGCTCTCCCCTCTCTACGTGTCGGTCCACGCCACGGATCACGCCCTGCGGCAGAGACTTATAGGCAAGAAGCTGCCGGACATCATGGAGCAGCTCCGGTATTTCATCTCTTCGGGCATCTCCTTCCACTGTCAGGCAGTGATATGCCCGGGCCTCAATGACGGGGCCTATCTCCAAAAGACCATAGAGGACCTGTCGGGGCTGCACCCCGGAGCCATATCCCTGGCTCTGGTCCCCGTGGGCCTCACGGAGCACAGAGAAGGCCTGCCCCACATAGATCCCGTGACCCGGGAGGACGCCTGCCGAGTCATAGATATGGCCGAGGGTTACGCCGCCCGTTTCAGGGAAACTCTGGGCACCTCCTTCGTGTGGTGCGCCGACGAATTCTATCTCAAGGCAGGCAGGCCCCTGCCCCCGGGAGATTTTTACGAAGACTACGCCCAATACGAAAACGGCATAGGTCTGGTGAGAGACTTTCTGGACAACGCCGACAAAGGGATCAGGGCCCTGGACAGACTGGATCTGCGGGGCAAGACAGTGGGGCTGGTGACCGGCAAGTCCTTCGCCGGCATACTGAAAGGCCTGGATCTGGGGAAAAACCGGTCCTCCTTCCGGATCATCGACCCGGAGAACACCCTTTTCGGCAAAACAGTCACCGTCACCGGGCTTCTCTCGGGACGGGTCATAGCAGCCCGTCTGCAGGGCTGCGATCTGGCGGTGATACCCTCCGTGTGCCTCTCGGACGACGGGGTCTTTCTGGACGACCTGACACCGGAGGACGTAGAGAGGCTGTCGGGAGTCCCGGTGATCATCACCCGGCCCTATCTGGCGGAAATGGCCCGGCAGATCAAAAAACACTTCGACTCAGCCCGAAAACAGTAG
- a CDS encoding tyrosine recombinase XerC — protein MNELQSYTDAFAEYQRSVKNRSENTITAYKKDIEDFFLFLGDKTADKTLIRSYLGQLGKQGVGKRSAARKLSALRTFFNYLIDRGAVGVNPFDEVKAPKTDKKLPGFIKENLMEELLALPDRSTPCGARDAAILELFYSTGMRIGELTALDLSDIDLSGEEMTILGKGNRERVVLVGSYARKALEEYLALRPHLVTDDRNPALFLGRTGKRLADTSIGRMLNRYTLQLSEYMHISPHMLRHSFATHMLNNGADIRCVQELLGHKRLETTQIYTHVSIEHLKEEYKRAHPRAENTTRKLEE, from the coding sequence ATGAACGAATTACAGTCCTACACGGACGCCTTTGCCGAATACCAGCGCTCGGTGAAGAACCGTTCGGAGAACACCATCACCGCCTACAAGAAAGACATCGAAGACTTTTTTCTGTTTCTGGGCGACAAGACTGCGGACAAGACACTTATCCGCAGCTATCTGGGCCAGCTGGGCAAACAAGGAGTAGGCAAAAGGTCCGCCGCCCGCAAGCTGTCGGCCCTCAGGACCTTTTTCAACTATCTCATAGACAGAGGCGCTGTCGGGGTCAATCCCTTTGACGAGGTCAAGGCTCCCAAGACGGACAAAAAGCTGCCCGGCTTCATAAAGGAAAACCTGATGGAAGAGCTGCTGGCCCTGCCGGACAGGTCCACTCCCTGCGGAGCGAGAGACGCAGCCATTCTGGAGCTGTTTTATTCCACCGGCATGCGCATAGGCGAGCTCACGGCTCTGGACCTGAGCGACATAGACCTTTCCGGAGAGGAGATGACCATACTGGGCAAGGGCAACAGGGAGCGGGTGGTGCTGGTAGGCTCCTACGCCCGCAAGGCTCTGGAGGAATATCTCGCTCTCAGGCCCCATCTGGTCACCGATGACAGGAACCCGGCTCTGTTTCTGGGCCGCACCGGCAAAAGGCTGGCAGACACCAGTATAGGCCGCATGCTCAATCGGTACACCCTGCAGCTCTCCGAGTATATGCACATTTCGCCTCATATGCTCAGACACTCCTTCGCCACCCACATGCTGAACAACGGAGCGGACATCCGCTGCGTCCAGGAGCTGCTGGGCCACAAGAGGCTGGAGACCACCCAGATATACACCCACGTATCCATCGAGCACCTGAAGGAAGAATACAAGAGGGCTCATCCGAGAGCGGAAAACACCACGAGAAAGCTGGAGGAGTGA